The Candidatus Methylomirabilota bacterium genome contains a region encoding:
- a CDS encoding DUF4242 domain-containing protein codes for MAVYMVERDLKGITLEQLGAAQRAAIETGRRLTAEGKNVRYIRSTFVPGESRCMCLFEAPNPQLVKELNETAQIPFSRIVEALDLTP; via the coding sequence ATGGCTGTCTACATGGTCGAGCGCGATCTGAAGGGCATCACGCTGGAGCAGCTGGGGGCCGCCCAGCGGGCGGCAATCGAGACGGGGCGCCGGCTGACGGCCGAGGGGAAGAACGTCCGATACATCCGCAGCACGTTCGTGCCCGGCGAGTCCCGCTGCATGTGCCTCTTCGAGGCGCCGAACCCGCAGCTCGTCAAGGAGTTGAACGAGACGGCGCAGATTCCGTTCTCCCGGATCGTCGAGGCGCTCGATCTGACGCCATAG
- a CDS encoding MoaD/ThiS family protein: protein MKIEVRLFANLADYLPPGTGGGTAILEVPADTTLGELARGLAIPDELPRLMLVNGHDAAPDRRLAPGDVVSIFPPLAGG from the coding sequence GTGAAGATCGAGGTGCGCCTCTTTGCCAACCTCGCCGACTATCTCCCTCCGGGGACCGGGGGAGGCACGGCGATCCTCGAGGTGCCAGCCGACACGACGCTCGGCGAGCTCGCCCGCGGCCTCGCCATTCCCGACGAGTTGCCCCGCCTCATGCTCGTGAACGGTCACGACGCCGCCCCCGATCGGCGACTCGCGCCCGGCGACGTGGTCAGCATCTTTCCGCCGCTGGCGGGTGGATAG